The following coding sequences lie in one Thermosulfuriphilus ammonigenes genomic window:
- a CDS encoding hemolysin family protein, whose amino-acid sequence MVEIAPKFLGSLILLALEAFFSGAEMSLVAADQAHLKRISRSNHGARIALYLLDNSERLLTTTLLGLNLSVIGNSVITTAVLLELFPEKGGIIAAGLLPPLFLIFGQIIPKTYFCQRSNLWAPRLAPFVLLVSYAFYPVVVLVSHLIRVVLASFGVAPGRRAPSVTKEEIAFLIKTESELDATERRLIERLFSFGQKKVVQVMIPLVQVTALPEDTSVVRAMEVFKRSGFSRIPVYRDKIIQITGILYGFDLLDVDDLSRSIGTLARPAYYVPEFKPVTELLAEMQRSGRTMAVVVDEYGGALGIVTVEDLVEEVLGEFWDEFDPRQIPYIKLSERRYLVRGWMEVEALNEELSLDIPPGEYETLAGFLIKLAGRIPRIGEILQYGNIHFLIRKASPTKIEEVEIWIKEGPEKAKEDPQGARFP is encoded by the coding sequence ATGGTGGAGATCGCTCCTAAGTTCCTTGGCTCCCTGATTCTCCTGGCCCTGGAGGCCTTCTTCTCCGGGGCGGAGATGAGCCTGGTGGCTGCCGACCAGGCCCACCTAAAGAGAATCTCCCGGTCCAATCACGGGGCTCGAATTGCCCTTTACCTCCTTGATAACTCCGAACGCTTGCTGACCACCACCCTCCTGGGGCTGAATCTATCAGTCATCGGCAACAGTGTTATCACCACAGCGGTCCTTCTGGAGCTATTTCCAGAAAAGGGGGGAATCATTGCCGCCGGTCTTCTGCCCCCGCTTTTTCTGATCTTCGGACAGATAATTCCCAAAACCTACTTCTGTCAGAGAAGCAATCTCTGGGCCCCTCGCCTGGCCCCTTTTGTTCTCCTGGTCTCTTACGCCTTTTATCCGGTAGTGGTCCTGGTCTCTCACCTTATCAGGGTAGTGTTGGCCAGCTTCGGAGTAGCTCCAGGCCGACGAGCTCCCTCGGTGACCAAAGAAGAGATAGCCTTTCTCATCAAGACCGAATCCGAACTTGATGCCACCGAAAGACGCCTTATTGAACGCCTATTTTCCTTTGGCCAGAAGAAGGTTGTTCAAGTAATGATCCCCCTAGTGCAGGTAACTGCTCTACCAGAGGATACCAGCGTGGTCCGGGCGATGGAGGTCTTCAAAAGGAGTGGTTTTTCCCGTATTCCTGTCTACCGCGACAAGATCATCCAAATAACCGGGATCCTCTACGGTTTTGATCTTCTGGATGTCGATGATCTATCCCGCTCCATAGGAACCCTGGCCAGACCAGCCTACTATGTGCCGGAGTTCAAACCTGTAACTGAACTTTTAGCCGAAATGCAGAGAAGTGGACGGACCATGGCCGTGGTGGTGGACGAGTACGGCGGTGCTCTGGGAATCGTCACCGTGGAAGACCTGGTAGAAGAGGTTCTGGGAGAGTTCTGGGATGAGTTTGATCCCCGCCAAATTCCTTATATCAAGCTTTCTGAGAGACGCTATCTTGTGCGGGGGTGGATGGAGGTTGAGGCCTTAAACGAAGAGCTTTCCCTCGATATTCCCCCTGGAGAATATGAAACCTTAGCGGGCTTCTTGATAAAACTTGCCGGCCGTATCCCCCGAATAGGAGAGATCTTGCAGTACGGTAATATCCATTTTCTCATCCGTAAGGCCTCACCCACCAAGATCGAAGAAGTGGAAATCTGGATAAAAGAAGGCCCAGAAAAGGCTAAAGAAGATCCTCAAGGAGCCCGGTTTCCTTAA
- the trmFO gene encoding methylenetetrahydrofolate--tRNA-(uracil(54)-C(5))-methyltransferase (FADH(2)-oxidizing) TrmFO — protein sequence MTKVVIVGGGLAGSEAAWQLARRGVPVRLYEMRPLRLTPAHKTGFLAELVCSNSLRSAELTSAVGLLKEEMRLLGSLIMEAALATRVPAGKALAVDRDRFAAFVTERLAAHPLIEIIREEVREIPPEEVVIIATGPLTSESLAAALKEITGEEYLYFYDAIAPIVYADSLNMSVIFRASRYDEKGEGDYLNCPLTEREYYRFVEELLAAEKVPLKEFEDPRYFEGCLPIEVMAERGPDTLRFGPMKPVGLKDPRTGQEPFAVVQLRAENREKTLYNLVGFQTKLTWPEQRRVFRLIPGLEEAEFARYGSIHRNTFICAPRIISPTLEIRKRSGLFLAGQLSGVEGYVESTAMGLLAGINAARLARGRPLVTPPPTTAHGALVNHITSADPRHFQPMNINWGLFPRLARRLPKRERGKHYSRRALEDLTRWLKETGLLEDLL from the coding sequence ATTACTAAGGTAGTCATAGTTGGCGGCGGCCTGGCTGGCAGCGAGGCCGCCTGGCAACTGGCCAGGCGGGGGGTTCCGGTGCGTCTTTATGAGATGCGCCCTCTCCGCCTGACTCCGGCTCACAAAACCGGGTTTTTAGCCGAGCTGGTCTGCTCCAACTCTCTGCGTTCGGCGGAATTGACCTCGGCGGTGGGGCTTCTCAAGGAGGAGATGCGCCTGTTGGGCTCCCTTATTATGGAGGCGGCTTTAGCCACCCGGGTGCCGGCAGGAAAGGCCCTGGCCGTGGATCGCGATAGGTTTGCCGCTTTTGTTACTGAACGCCTCGCGGCTCATCCTTTGATTGAGATCATCCGGGAAGAGGTCCGGGAGATTCCTCCGGAGGAGGTAGTTATTATTGCTACTGGCCCCCTTACCTCGGAGAGCCTGGCTGCCGCCCTTAAAGAGATAACCGGAGAAGAATATCTTTATTTTTACGACGCCATTGCCCCCATTGTTTATGCCGACAGTCTTAATATGTCGGTCATCTTTAGGGCCTCTCGGTATGACGAAAAGGGAGAGGGCGACTACCTTAATTGTCCTCTTACCGAGAGAGAATATTATCGTTTTGTGGAAGAACTCCTGGCGGCAGAGAAGGTTCCCCTAAAAGAGTTTGAGGATCCCCGTTATTTTGAGGGGTGTCTTCCCATTGAGGTTATGGCCGAAAGGGGGCCAGACACCCTCCGTTTTGGTCCCATGAAGCCAGTTGGCCTTAAAGATCCGCGCACAGGCCAGGAGCCCTTTGCGGTGGTTCAGCTCCGGGCCGAAAATCGTGAAAAGACCCTCTATAACCTGGTGGGCTTTCAGACCAAACTTACCTGGCCTGAACAGAGGCGGGTCTTCCGGCTTATTCCCGGCCTGGAGGAGGCTGAGTTTGCTCGCTACGGCTCCATCCACCGAAATACTTTTATTTGTGCTCCGCGGATCATCTCCCCGACCCTTGAGATTCGCAAAAGGTCGGGGCTCTTTTTGGCTGGCCAGCTAAGCGGAGTTGAAGGCTATGTGGAGTCCACGGCCATGGGGCTTTTGGCCGGGATAAACGCTGCTCGGCTGGCCAGGGGGCGGCCTTTGGTGACCCCACCACCGACTACAGCCCATGGGGCCCTGGTTAATCACATCACCTCAGCCGACCCTCGACATTTCCAGCCTATGAACATCAACTGGGGGCTTTTTCCCCGGCTTGCCCGACGCTTACCCAAAAGGGAGCGCGGTAAACACTACTCCCGTCGGGCCCTCGAGGATCTTACCCGCTGGCTTAAGGAAACCGGGCTCCTTGAGGATCTTCTTTAG
- the metK gene encoding methionine adenosyltransferase: MSMTDFLFTSESVTEGHPDKVADQISDAILDAIISRDPYARVACETLVNTGMILIAGEITTEARVDYPVIARGVVKEIGYNHSDLGFDWQTCAVLISIDRQSPDIAMGVDRENGEIGAGDQGLMFGYACDETPDFMPLPIWYAHRLAMRLAEVRKRGIIPFLRPDGKTQVTVKYVDRRPISVHSVVVAAQHEPHVNYKELKEAVIEEVVKKVILPEHINGDTRYYVNTTGRFVVGGPLADCGMTGRKIIVDTYGGRGHHGGGAFSGKDPTKVDRTPSYYARYVAKNLVAAGVARELEVQVAYAIGVPYPLSINVQTYGTERIPVEKILEIINTNFDFRPARMIDYLDLRRPIFKKTACYGHFGRLEPEFTWEKLDLVDKIKEQAGLD, from the coding sequence ATGAGTATGACCGACTTTCTTTTTACTTCTGAATCTGTCACTGAAGGGCACCCGGACAAGGTGGCCGATCAGATCTCCGACGCCATCCTGGATGCCATTATCAGTCGTGACCCTTACGCTCGGGTGGCCTGTGAGACCTTGGTCAATACAGGCATGATTCTCATCGCTGGAGAAATAACCACCGAGGCTCGAGTGGACTATCCAGTCATCGCCCGGGGAGTGGTCAAGGAGATCGGCTATAACCACTCTGATCTGGGCTTTGACTGGCAGACCTGTGCCGTTCTTATCTCCATAGATCGCCAGAGCCCGGACATTGCCATGGGGGTTGACAGAGAAAATGGCGAAATCGGTGCCGGAGATCAGGGCCTCATGTTCGGCTATGCCTGTGATGAGACCCCGGACTTTATGCCTCTTCCTATCTGGTATGCCCACCGTTTAGCCATGAGGCTGGCTGAGGTCCGCAAAAGGGGCATTATCCCCTTCCTTCGCCCCGATGGTAAGACCCAGGTGACAGTAAAGTATGTCGATCGCCGTCCGATCTCTGTCCATTCAGTAGTGGTGGCTGCCCAGCATGAACCCCATGTTAACTACAAGGAGCTTAAAGAGGCGGTTATTGAGGAGGTGGTCAAGAAGGTCATCCTCCCTGAGCACATAAATGGCGACACCCGCTACTATGTCAATACCACCGGACGTTTTGTCGTCGGAGGCCCTCTGGCTGACTGCGGCATGACCGGTCGGAAAATTATTGTCGATACCTACGGCGGCCGCGGCCACCATGGTGGTGGGGCCTTCTCCGGCAAGGATCCCACCAAGGTGGACCGCACCCCTTCCTACTATGCCCGCTACGTAGCCAAGAACCTGGTGGCCGCCGGGGTGGCCCGGGAGCTGGAGGTCCAGGTGGCCTACGCCATCGGTGTCCCGTATCCTCTTTCTATAAATGTTCAGACTTACGGAACAGAAAGAATCCCGGTGGAGAAAATTTTGGAGATCATCAACACTAACTTCGATTTCCGACCGGCACGGATGATAGATTATCTTGACCTCCGGCGTCCCATATTTAAGAAGACGGCCTGTTATGGCCACTTTGGACGTCTGGAACCAGAATTTACCTGGGAGAAGTTAGATCTGGTGGACAAAATCAAGGAACAGGCCGGCCTTGATTAG
- the lon gene encoding endopeptidase La: MIELEDSITSLSGLSEEESIEIPEELPLMAVRDVVIFPSMIIPLFVGREASISAVNEAIAENNRLIALVSQKDGTEEEPSPEDLYSVGVVAIIMRTLKLPDGRLKILIQAITRAQIKEFIQTSPHFRVKLEPVREEEPTEVSVEIEALMRNVRENAEKIFSLKGMLTPEISSLLEGVEEPGRLADIVVSNLRLRLSEAQKILETFDPIERLRLVNEVVTRELEVSAMQAKIQSEAKEEMTKTQREYFLREQLRAIKKELGEIDEHAQEIEEFREKILKARMPKEVEAEALKQLRRLELMHPDSAEASVVRTYLEWLVELPWRRSTRDKLDLKAAKRILDEDHYNLEKVKERILEFLAVRKLSKTTKGPIICFVGPPGVGKTSLGRSIARAMGRKFIRISLGGVRDEAEIRGHRRTYIGALPGRIIQGLKTAGTNNPVFMIDEIDKLYADFQGDPSAALLEVLDPEQNSAFVDHYLGVPFDLSRVMFIATANMVDTIPPALRDRMEIIYISGYTAEEKLIIARKYLLPRQAKEHGLSPRILAISDETILKIIEEYTEEAGLRELERQLAALYRKVARRIAEGQKGPFRISRTNLHKYLGPPRYIPELEQEEDEVGVATGLAWTQYGGEVLYVEASVMVGKGNLILTGQLGEVMKESAQAALSYTRTRAQRLGIDPEFYDKYDIHVHVPAGAIPKDGPSAGVTMAIAMISALTETPVSKDIAMTGEITLRGRVLPVGGIKEKALAALRKKIHRVIIPEKNLKDLEEIPRQMRRRIEFIPVRHVDQILELTLLPVSKKKRRRRST; encoded by the coding sequence ATGATCGAACTCGAAGACAGCATCACCAGTTTAAGCGGTCTTTCTGAAGAGGAGTCCATAGAGATTCCCGAAGAGCTTCCCTTAATGGCCGTTCGCGACGTAGTCATATTCCCTTCGATGATTATTCCCCTCTTTGTCGGCCGGGAGGCCTCTATTTCAGCCGTCAACGAGGCTATTGCCGAAAACAACCGCTTAATCGCCCTGGTCTCCCAGAAAGACGGCACCGAAGAAGAACCCTCTCCTGAGGATCTTTACTCGGTAGGAGTGGTGGCCATCATTATGCGCACCCTTAAACTTCCCGACGGCCGTCTGAAGATTCTCATTCAGGCCATTACCAGGGCCCAGATAAAGGAATTCATCCAGACATCCCCTCATTTTCGGGTAAAGCTGGAGCCTGTCCGGGAGGAGGAGCCCACAGAAGTCTCTGTAGAAATTGAAGCCCTGATGCGCAACGTCCGGGAGAATGCTGAAAAAATCTTTTCCCTTAAAGGAATGCTCACCCCGGAGATATCCAGCCTCCTTGAGGGGGTCGAAGAACCCGGCCGTCTGGCTGATATCGTGGTCTCTAACCTCAGACTCCGCCTCTCCGAGGCCCAGAAGATCCTGGAGACCTTTGACCCCATCGAACGTCTCCGGCTGGTTAACGAAGTGGTCACCCGAGAGCTTGAGGTCTCGGCCATGCAGGCCAAAATCCAGTCTGAGGCCAAGGAGGAGATGACCAAGACCCAGCGGGAATATTTCCTGCGAGAACAGCTCCGGGCCATAAAGAAGGAGCTAGGAGAGATCGACGAGCACGCCCAGGAGATCGAGGAGTTTCGGGAGAAGATTCTAAAGGCTCGGATGCCCAAGGAGGTGGAGGCTGAGGCCCTTAAGCAGCTCCGGCGCCTTGAATTGATGCACCCAGACTCAGCGGAGGCCTCGGTGGTCCGGACCTATCTGGAATGGCTGGTAGAGCTTCCCTGGCGCCGCTCCACCCGTGACAAACTCGACCTTAAGGCCGCCAAACGTATTCTGGACGAGGATCACTACAATCTGGAGAAGGTCAAAGAAAGGATTCTGGAGTTTTTGGCCGTCCGCAAGCTGAGTAAAACCACCAAAGGACCGATCATCTGTTTTGTCGGCCCCCCGGGGGTGGGTAAGACCAGCCTTGGCCGCTCCATCGCCCGGGCCATGGGACGCAAGTTTATTCGTATCTCTCTGGGTGGGGTGAGAGACGAGGCCGAGATTCGCGGGCATCGCCGCACCTATATTGGTGCCCTGCCGGGCCGAATCATCCAAGGCCTTAAGACCGCCGGGACGAACAATCCCGTGTTTATGATTGATGAGATAGACAAACTCTATGCCGACTTTCAGGGAGACCCCTCGGCAGCCCTTCTAGAGGTGCTCGATCCGGAGCAAAACAGTGCCTTTGTGGATCACTATCTGGGAGTTCCCTTTGATCTATCGCGGGTAATGTTTATCGCCACGGCTAATATGGTTGATACCATCCCCCCGGCTCTGCGAGACCGGATGGAGATCATCTATATTTCTGGCTACACCGCCGAAGAGAAGCTAATTATTGCCAGAAAGTATCTTCTCCCCAGACAGGCCAAAGAGCACGGTCTGTCTCCCCGAATCCTAGCCATCTCTGATGAGACCATTCTTAAGATAATAGAGGAGTATACCGAGGAGGCCGGGCTTCGGGAGCTGGAACGGCAACTGGCGGCCCTCTACCGCAAGGTGGCCCGGCGCATCGCCGAAGGTCAAAAGGGGCCCTTCCGGATAAGTCGGACCAATCTCCACAAATACCTTGGCCCTCCCCGATATATCCCTGAGCTGGAGCAAGAGGAAGATGAAGTTGGCGTGGCCACCGGCCTGGCCTGGACCCAGTACGGAGGAGAAGTCCTCTATGTTGAGGCCAGTGTCATGGTAGGCAAAGGGAACCTTATCCTAACCGGCCAGCTGGGGGAGGTAATGAAAGAAAGCGCCCAGGCCGCCCTTTCTTACACCCGCACCAGGGCCCAACGACTGGGGATAGATCCCGAATTTTACGACAAATATGATATTCATGTCCATGTGCCTGCTGGGGCCATCCCCAAAGACGGCCCCAGCGCCGGAGTGACTATGGCTATAGCCATGATTTCGGCCCTTACCGAAACCCCCGTTTCTAAAGATATCGCCATGACCGGCGAGATCACCTTAAGAGGACGGGTGCTTCCTGTCGGAGGCATAAAAGAAAAGGCCCTGGCCGCCTTACGGAAAAAGATCCATCGGGTGATCATCCCGGAGAAGAATCTAAAAGACCTGGAGGAAATCCCCCGGCAAATGAGACGGCGGATTGAGTTTATTCCTGTACGGCATGTGGATCAGATCCTAGAGCTAACTCTGCTCCCGGTCTCTAAAAAGAAGAGGCGTCGTCGATCGACCTGA
- the ndk gene encoding nucleoside-diphosphate kinase, with protein sequence MLERTLSLVKPDGVGKRLIGEVIRRFEQAGLKVVALKMLRMTKEEAKGFYIVHKDKPFYDSLTDFMSSGPIVAMVLEGEGAIAKCREIMGATDYRQAAEGTIRRDFATDIEKNVVHGSDSPESATREIAYFFSELDIVHY encoded by the coding sequence ATGCTTGAACGGACGCTGTCTTTGGTTAAACCTGATGGAGTGGGTAAACGGCTTATCGGGGAGGTAATTCGGCGTTTTGAGCAGGCCGGGCTTAAAGTGGTGGCCCTTAAAATGCTCAGGATGACTAAGGAAGAGGCCAAGGGGTTTTATATTGTTCACAAGGACAAGCCCTTCTATGATAGCCTGACAGATTTTATGTCTTCGGGGCCCATTGTGGCCATGGTCTTGGAGGGAGAGGGGGCTATCGCCAAGTGCCGAGAGATTATGGGGGCTACCGATTATCGTCAGGCGGCCGAAGGGACCATTCGACGGGATTTTGCCACAGACATAGAAAAGAACGTCGTTCACGGTTCTGACAGCCCCGAATCAGCCACCCGGGAAATCGCCTACTTCTTCAGCGAGCTGGATATTGTCCATTACTAA
- a CDS encoding Hsp20/alpha crystallin family protein has protein sequence MLDLVPWRPMRELRREIDRLFEDFLGERALAPEMEWTPSVDISETKDAVIIKAELPGLDPKDIDISLRGDILTIKGEKKQEVEEKDENFHRIERRYGFFSRSIPIPAEVDADRIEATYKRGVLRIVLPKKEEAKARQIPVKSE, from the coding sequence ATGCTTGATCTTGTACCCTGGAGGCCAATGAGAGAACTAAGACGGGAGATAGATCGCCTTTTTGAGGACTTTTTGGGAGAGAGGGCCTTGGCTCCAGAGATGGAGTGGACTCCCTCGGTGGATATCTCCGAGACCAAAGATGCGGTTATCATTAAGGCCGAGCTTCCTGGCCTGGATCCGAAGGATATCGATATCTCGCTTCGGGGCGATATCTTAACCATAAAGGGAGAGAAAAAGCAGGAGGTAGAAGAAAAAGACGAGAATTTCCACCGTATCGAGCGACGCTACGGCTTCTTCTCTCGATCCATCCCCATTCCGGCGGAGGTGGATGCCGATCGTATCGAGGCTACTTATAAACGGGGAGTCTTAAGGATTGTCCTTCCCAAGAAGGAAGAGGCCAAGGCCCGGCAGATCCCCGTAAAAAGCGAATAA
- a CDS encoding PEP-CTERM sorting domain-containing protein, translating to MKKVVLGALVVFLLFAGRSLATTYTFVEEFFGTPDDLYFVPLNEGEEVILFFDLIGFGGYAQINYLLGGTQTWLPTQEAVGFVPGHHLIESAKLSLSLLDFYYDEETATIKTGLLDGDEVLWLESFDLYYPDSLLLTADFDLLSLGFKEYLEDGRFEALVVALANPSGCSPSNFSIAQASLTVVAHTPEPASLILVGTGILGISRLVRKKRSA from the coding sequence ATGAAGAAGGTGGTTTTGGGGGCTCTGGTAGTATTTCTTCTCTTTGCCGGTCGCAGCTTGGCAACTACCTACACTTTTGTTGAGGAGTTTTTCGGAACCCCAGATGATCTTTACTTTGTTCCCCTCAACGAAGGGGAAGAAGTCATCCTTTTCTTCGACCTTATAGGCTTTGGGGGTTATGCCCAGATCAACTATCTCCTCGGAGGGACTCAGACCTGGCTCCCCACCCAGGAGGCTGTAGGCTTTGTTCCTGGCCATCACCTCATAGAGAGCGCCAAACTCTCCCTCAGCCTTCTTGATTTTTACTATGATGAAGAAACGGCAACCATCAAAACAGGGCTGCTAGACGGGGATGAGGTTCTCTGGCTGGAGAGTTTTGACCTTTACTATCCCGATTCACTCCTTCTTACCGCAGACTTCGATCTGCTTTCTCTGGGGTTTAAAGAATACTTAGAAGATGGCCGGTTTGAGGCCCTGGTTGTGGCCCTGGCCAATCCCTCGGGATGCTCTCCCAGTAATTTTTCTATAGCTCAGGCCTCACTCACGGTAGTAGCCCATACTCCAGAGCCGGCCAGCCTCATTCTAGTAGGGACGGGAATTCTGGGGATATCGAGGTTGGTAAGAAAGAAGAGATCCGCTTAG
- a CDS encoding hemolysin family protein, which yields MSPELLESLITIVFLIFLSGFFTGSETALFSLSRLEALQLKTHPRKGCRTIPELLSRPKELLVSLLIGNEVADILSSSMAATVLIGQYGQVGKWLAMASMTVILFLLGDLLPKALAFRTPQGFGCLTARPLKLFILLTSPVRVILVGISSTVLRLFGFREEEHKDSRLREEDILHLVEEGAEKGVFKELERHFIFGLMELEETTVASIMTPRTDIFALPVQPVTKEFIKKIKERGFSRIPIYEGQLDNLKGILHIKELIGWQRRPINDIRELLRPAHFVPETMRARQLLAEFQNRRIKMALVVDEYGVISGLVTLEDVLEELFGEIYDEFDRREDLIKEVSPGVYILSPRLKVASFNRFAGTQLPEEKVETMGGFILHLFGELPREGTSKEAYGLRFVAERVKGPKILSIRAEKLAGEPQDGGDRS from the coding sequence GTGAGCCCGGAACTTTTGGAAAGTTTGATCACCATTGTCTTTCTGATCTTTCTTTCCGGGTTCTTTACCGGTTCGGAAACAGCCCTTTTTTCCCTCTCTCGTCTGGAGGCCCTTCAGCTCAAAACACATCCGCGTAAAGGATGCCGAACCATCCCCGAACTCCTTTCCCGGCCAAAGGAGCTACTGGTCTCCCTTCTTATAGGCAACGAGGTGGCCGACATTCTCTCCTCCTCCATGGCGGCCACTGTTCTTATTGGTCAGTATGGTCAGGTGGGAAAATGGCTGGCGATGGCCTCCATGACGGTGATCCTCTTCCTCCTTGGCGACCTTCTCCCTAAGGCCTTGGCCTTCCGAACCCCCCAGGGATTCGGCTGTCTGACGGCCAGACCCCTTAAGCTTTTTATCCTCCTCACCTCACCGGTAAGGGTCATTCTGGTAGGAATATCCTCGACTGTTCTCCGCCTTTTCGGATTCCGCGAAGAGGAGCATAAAGACAGCCGCCTCCGGGAGGAGGATATCCTCCATCTAGTAGAAGAAGGGGCAGAAAAGGGGGTTTTTAAAGAACTCGAGCGTCATTTCATCTTCGGGCTTATGGAGCTTGAAGAAACTACAGTGGCCTCCATAATGACCCCTCGCACCGACATCTTTGCCCTTCCCGTCCAACCGGTAACCAAAGAATTTATTAAGAAAATTAAGGAAAGGGGATTCTCCCGGATCCCCATCTACGAAGGCCAACTTGATAATTTAAAGGGAATTCTCCATATCAAAGAGCTCATTGGCTGGCAAAGACGTCCTATAAATGACATAAGAGAGCTTCTAAGGCCGGCCCACTTTGTCCCTGAGACCATGAGGGCCCGACAGCTTCTGGCAGAGTTTCAGAATCGGCGGATAAAGATGGCCCTGGTGGTGGACGAGTACGGAGTCATCAGTGGTCTGGTCACCCTTGAGGACGTTCTCGAGGAGCTTTTTGGTGAGATCTATGACGAGTTTGATCGCCGAGAAGACCTCATTAAGGAAGTCTCCCCGGGGGTTTATATTCTCTCTCCCCGGCTCAAGGTTGCCAGTTTCAACCGCTTCGCGGGAACCCAGCTTCCGGAAGAAAAAGTGGAGACCATGGGGGGGTTCATTCTTCACCTCTTTGGGGAGCTACCTCGAGAAGGAACCTCTAAAGAGGCCTATGGCCTACGCTTTGTGGCCGAACGGGTAAAGGGCCCCAAAATTCTTTCTATCCGGGCCGAAAAACTGGCAGGGGAGCCTCAGGATGGTGGAGATCGCTCCTAA
- the ahcY gene encoding adenosylhomocysteinase, giving the protein MKYDIKDISLAEKGRLRIEWAAKDMPVLSLIKKRFAKDKPLAGIRIGACLHVTTETANLMAVLKAGGAEVALCASNPLSTQDDVAASLVKHLKIPVFAIRGEDHDTYYAHIRAVIETKPHITMDDGADLVSTIHSEYTRLTKDVIGGTEETTTGVIRLRAMAEQKVLKYPIIAVNDAKTKHFFDNRYGTGQSTIDGIIRATNRLLAGSIFVVAGYGWCGRGLAMRARGMGARVIVTEVDPLKALEAVMDGYDVMPIAEAARIGDFFCTVTGDINVIRREHFLKMKDGAIVANSGHFNVELDLEGLKEVSTKVREIRDNVTEYTLKNRRKIYVLAEGRLVNLAAAEGHPSAVMDMSFANQALCCEFLTKEAKRLKKTVYPVPEEIDQEIARMKLDSMGIKIDQLTEEQEKYLSSWEMGT; this is encoded by the coding sequence ATGAAATATGACATCAAAGATATTTCCCTGGCTGAAAAGGGCCGCTTGCGGATTGAGTGGGCCGCCAAGGACATGCCCGTCCTTTCCCTGATCAAAAAACGCTTTGCTAAAGACAAGCCTTTAGCTGGAATCCGAATCGGGGCCTGCCTCCATGTCACTACAGAGACAGCCAACCTTATGGCTGTGCTCAAGGCGGGAGGGGCTGAAGTGGCCCTTTGTGCCTCAAACCCCCTTTCTACCCAAGATGATGTGGCGGCCAGCCTGGTCAAACATCTCAAGATCCCGGTCTTTGCCATCAGAGGTGAGGACCACGACACCTATTATGCCCATATCCGGGCAGTTATCGAGACCAAACCCCACATTACTATGGACGACGGAGCCGATCTCGTTTCCACCATCCATTCTGAATACACCCGTCTGACCAAGGATGTCATTGGGGGCACAGAGGAGACCACTACCGGTGTCATCCGTCTCCGGGCCATGGCTGAACAGAAGGTTCTGAAGTACCCCATAATTGCCGTAAACGATGCCAAGACCAAACACTTCTTTGACAACCGTTACGGCACCGGGCAATCCACTATCGATGGTATTATTCGGGCCACCAACCGGCTCCTGGCTGGCTCAATCTTTGTTGTTGCCGGTTATGGTTGGTGCGGCCGGGGGCTGGCCATGAGGGCCCGGGGCATGGGGGCCCGGGTCATTGTCACCGAGGTTGACCCTCTCAAGGCCTTGGAAGCCGTCATGGATGGCTATGACGTTATGCCCATTGCTGAGGCTGCCCGGATCGGAGACTTCTTCTGCACTGTCACAGGAGATATCAACGTTATCCGGAGAGAACATTTTCTGAAGATGAAAGACGGGGCCATTGTGGCCAACTCCGGTCACTTTAACGTCGAGCTGGACCTCGAGGGCCTTAAGGAAGTCTCCACTAAGGTTCGTGAGATCCGGGACAATGTCACCGAATATACCCTCAAGAATCGCCGTAAGATCTACGTCCTGGCCGAGGGGCGGTTAGTTAACCTGGCCGCGGCTGAGGGACATCCCTCAGCGGTTATGGACATGAGCTTTGCCAATCAGGCCCTGTGCTGTGAGTTTCTCACCAAGGAGGCCAAGAGGCTCAAGAAGACCGTCTATCCTGTCCCGGAGGAGATAGATCAGGAGATTGCCCGCATGAAGCTCGACTCCATGGGGATAAAGATAGACCAGCTAACCGAAGAACAGGAGAAATATCTTTCCTCCTGGGAAATGGGAACTTAG